In Salvelinus alpinus chromosome 20, SLU_Salpinus.1, whole genome shotgun sequence, a genomic segment contains:
- the LOC139546433 gene encoding Na(+)/H(+) exchange regulatory cofactor NHE-RF3-like has product MAGYRPRVIVLSKKPGQSFGFFLRVEQGEDGHLIRNLERGSPATLVGLKDGDRILRVNGTYVDEMDHSRVVDLVKESGASVTFHVLDVASYKQAKTKGVDLSDPPATPTQHAMNGVGGGAPKPKLCYLAKSSGGYGFSLRSVKDERGDVGMFMTEVAPGGVAASAGVKTNDRLIEVNGENTENATHDQIVEKVKASGSSVMLLLVDEDTDRFYKIKHIMIGAGLATVKLLPLKPRIADLVKGSDGYGYFLRTEPNKTGHFIRDIDRGSPAERAGLKEMDRLVAVEGVEVDGCSHEQVVDRIRQCGNKCCLLVVDEDTDTLYKMGGVSPLFCLEEIMESLLPATPPPSYPECVPAPAPSQAPAPAPAPAPVTTDLLKLCKMEKTSAGYGFHLNGIQGVFGQYIKEVVKGGAADKAGLEDEDMVVEVDGVNVEQSSHEQVVGLIRKSGSSLVLLVAGKQANDHFKAKEVAITPQLFVPSSQARSPSPVPSPSLARSHTPAQIDTPATLEEVQEEEEEEAAETDTTPHQARDRTPSVSSAASSCSSVDERL; this is encoded by the exons ATGGCTGGGTACAGGCCGAGGGTGATAGTGCTGAGTAAGAAGCCAGGTCAAAGTTTTGGCTTCTTCTTGAGGGTGGAGCAAGGAGAGGATGGCCACCTGATCAGGAACCTGGAGAGGGGCAGCCCGGCCACGCTGGTGGGTTTGAAGGACGGAGACCGCATCCTCCGGGTCAACGGAACCTATGTGGACGAAATGGACCACTCacgg GTAGTGGACCTGGTGAAGGAGAGCGGTGCATCTGTCACCTTCCACGTTCTGGATGTGGCATCCTACAAGCAGGCTAAGACTAAGGGGGTGGACCTGTCTGACCCACCCGCCACACCCACCCAGCACGCCATGAACGGGGTGGGAGGAGGGGCGCCCAAACCCAAACTCTGCTACCTGGCCAAGTCCAGCGGGGGCTACGGCTTCTCTTTGCGCTCTGTCAAAGATGAGAGGG GTGACGTGGGCATGTTCATGACAGAGGTGGCCCCAGGGGGTGTGGCCGCGAGTGCAGGGGTCAAGACCAACGACCGCCTGATAGAGGTCAACGGGGAGAACACGGAGAACGCCACTCATGACCAGATAGTTGAAAAG GTCAAGGCATCAGGCAGCAGCGTCATGCTCCTATTGGTGGATGAGGACACAGACAGGTTCTACAAGATAAAACACATCATGATAGGGGCAGGGCTAGCCACCGTGAAGCTCCTCCCACTGAAGCCACGCATCGCAGACTTGGTCAAAGGATCAGACGGCTATGGATACTTCCTAAGGACTGAGCCTAACAAGACAg GCCACTTCATCAGGGACATTGACAGGGGTAGCCCAGCCGAGAGGGCGGGATTAAAGGAGATGGACAGGCTGGTTGCCGTGGAGGGTgtggaagtggatggctgcagcCATGAGCAGGTGGTGGACAGGATCAGGCAGTGTGGCAACAAGTGCTGCCTCCTGGTGGTCGATGAAGACACTGACACGCTCTACAAGATG GGAGGCgtttctcctctgttctgcttGGAAGAGATTATGGAATCCCTCCTTCCAGCAACCCCTCCACCCAGCTACCCAGAGTGCGTGCCGGCCCCGGCCCCGTCCCAGGCCCCAGCTCCGGCCCCAGCCCCGGCCCCTGTTACCACAGACCTCCTCAAGCTGTGCAAGATGGAGAAGACCTCCGCCGGGTACGGCTTCCACCTCAACGGTATACAGGGAGTCTTTGGCCAGTATATCAAAGAG GTGGTGAAGGGTGGAGCCGCGGACAAGGCTGGTCTAGAGGACGAAGacatggtggtggaggtggacggTGTGAATGTGGAGCAGAGCAGTCACGAGCAAGTGGTGGGGTTGATCCGTAAGAGTGGCAGCTCGCTGGTACTCCTAGTTGCCGGGAAGCAGGCCAACGACCACTTCAAAGCCAAAGAGGTGGCCATCACTCCTCAGCTCTTCGTCCCCTCGTCCCAAGCCAGGTCCCCATCCCCAGTCCCGTCCCCGTCTCTAGCACGGAGCCACACACCAGCCCAGATAGACACCCCAGCCACTCTGGAGGAGGtccaagaggaggaagaggaggaggctgcTGAGACAGACACCACGCCGCACCAGGCACGAGATAGG aCTCCATCTGTGTCATCAGCAGCATCATCTTGCTCGAGCGTTGATGAGAGACTCTGA